The following are from one region of the Paenibacillus protaetiae genome:
- a CDS encoding twin-arginine translocase TatA/TatE family subunit, which produces MFNGIGATGFILLVLVALLLFGPNKLPELGRAFGRTLREFKAGAKDLMDDSSPKENNPQRVEVKEAAAETANTDTKRLPD; this is translated from the coding sequence ATGTTTAATGGGATTGGAGCAACGGGTTTTATTCTGCTGGTACTAGTTGCGCTGTTATTATTTGGTCCTAACAAGCTGCCGGAGCTTGGCCGAGCTTTCGGCCGGACATTAAGAGAATTTAAAGCGGGCGCAAAAGACTTGATGGATGATTCAAGCCCGAAAGAGAACAATCCGCAGCGTGTAGAAGTCAAGGAAGCTGCGGCTGAGACGGCCAATACGGATACGAAGAGGCTCCCGGACTAA
- a CDS encoding YhgE/Pip domain-containing protein, which translates to MKQVVKAFMSKPTTMVGIITALMFQIIFSVIWMTAYDGVTDRAKQLHIAVVNEDKQFGTQIADKLVKELPFKMVGLTDLEQAKSELNNRDLQMIVYLPEGFTQQASAADGKAAIQYWVNESNPAMIKSIMTGVADQITAEVNKQAVAVGVQSALSSTIQNTDQAASAGNALSERVTSELHSMNVVQGMNNQMVPMMMVLASFVGAMIMGMNLEQSTMMVRAQAGRWQIFGVKAVLNIVSAVVVSLVGVSFVTILGGQIDHSQFFQMWMFQGLFLLVFMFVSQMFLSLIGMPGMLFNIMLLSAQLVSSGAIVPRELLSGFYSDLGTLLPATYAVEGIMNVLFGGSSIGGEAGALAVIMAVAVAVTVAAIALKKQTAPKGAPQHAQLESTQQA; encoded by the coding sequence ATGAAACAAGTGGTAAAGGCATTTATGTCAAAGCCAACAACGATGGTAGGCATAATAACCGCTTTAATGTTCCAAATTATTTTTTCGGTTATTTGGATGACGGCTTACGACGGTGTAACCGACCGTGCCAAACAGCTGCATATTGCAGTCGTTAATGAAGATAAGCAGTTTGGCACTCAAATTGCCGATAAGCTGGTGAAGGAACTTCCGTTTAAAATGGTGGGCCTGACCGATCTGGAACAAGCGAAGTCGGAACTGAACAACCGCGATCTGCAAATGATCGTTTATTTGCCTGAAGGGTTTACACAGCAGGCTTCCGCTGCAGACGGCAAGGCAGCTATTCAATATTGGGTTAACGAATCCAATCCGGCTATGATCAAATCGATTATGACAGGCGTTGCCGATCAAATTACAGCCGAAGTGAATAAGCAGGCGGTAGCAGTGGGAGTCCAATCCGCTTTGAGCAGCACGATCCAAAATACCGATCAAGCGGCTTCTGCCGGAAATGCTTTGTCGGAGCGGGTGACATCGGAACTCCATTCGATGAATGTCGTGCAAGGTATGAATAATCAGATGGTGCCGATGATGATGGTGCTTGCATCTTTTGTAGGCGCAATGATCATGGGGATGAACCTGGAGCAATCTACAATGATGGTGCGGGCACAAGCCGGACGCTGGCAAATTTTTGGCGTGAAAGCGGTGCTGAACATTGTTTCTGCAGTTGTAGTGTCGCTTGTAGGCGTATCATTTGTTACAATACTCGGAGGACAAATCGACCACAGCCAGTTTTTCCAAATGTGGATGTTCCAAGGGCTGTTCCTGCTTGTATTTATGTTTGTCTCTCAAATGTTTTTGTCCCTTATTGGCATGCCGGGCATGTTGTTCAACATTATGCTTTTGTCGGCTCAGCTGGTAAGTTCTGGCGCTATTGTGCCGCGCGAGCTGTTATCCGGTTTCTATAGCGATCTGGGCACATTGCTCCCGGCCACTTATGCGGTAGAAGGAATTATGAATGTATTGTTCGGCGGTTCCAGCATTGGCGGGGAAGCCGGCGCATTAGCTGTAATTATGGCGGTAGCCGTGGCTGTTACCGTGGCTGCCATTGCGCTTAAAAAACAAACCGCGCCTAAAGGCGCGCCGCAGCATGCCCAGCTGGAAAGCACACAACAAGCTTAG
- a CDS encoding MogA/MoaB family molybdenum cofactor biosynthesis protein has product MQQWKVAILTASDKASRGEREDTSAQVIRELIEEELGGEIVDYRVVPDEQDEIIAAMIEMIEYYRADLLLTTGGTGLSLRDVTPEATLKVVDRVVPGLSEAMRAGAMHKTRRAMLSRGVCGTKGRCLILNLPGSPKGVHESLMAVMDQLPHALEILTGQAGDHTV; this is encoded by the coding sequence ATGCAACAGTGGAAGGTAGCAATATTGACGGCAAGCGATAAAGCTTCTCGCGGCGAAAGAGAAGATACAAGCGCGCAAGTGATACGCGAGCTGATTGAAGAAGAACTAGGCGGCGAAATTGTAGATTACCGGGTCGTGCCGGACGAGCAGGACGAAATTATTGCTGCCATGATTGAAATGATTGAATATTACCGCGCGGATCTGCTGCTTACGACCGGCGGCACCGGATTATCGTTACGCGATGTGACGCCGGAGGCGACGCTGAAGGTGGTTGACCGCGTCGTTCCGGGATTGTCGGAGGCTATGCGTGCCGGCGCCATGCATAAAACGCGCAGAGCGATGTTGTCCAGAGGCGTCTGCGGGACGAAGGGAAGATGCCTTATTCTCAATTTGCCGGGCAGTCCTAAAGGCGTGCATGAAAGCTTGATGGCTGTCATGGATCAGCTGCCGCATGCGCTGGAAATTTTGACGGGACAGGCAGGGGATCATACAGTATGA
- a CDS encoding TetR family transcriptional regulator: MSSSDGDVKLRILLTAKRLFAKQGYDGTTVRQICEEANANIALISYYFGGKENLFGQIFEQFFPNELINQIDPAMDAVEGVKLFIREVSSFRHSDPEISLIIQREVSFETPRTDKIRQHMSPMWFRLRGWLEAGKREGRFRFRSLDSAFMSIMGVLLFAREDHYWDVVLKREEETIEEKIANMTEFILNGLGMNAAQQ, from the coding sequence ATGTCTTCTTCTGACGGTGATGTGAAGCTGCGTATTTTGCTGACAGCGAAAAGGCTGTTTGCCAAGCAAGGATATGATGGAACTACCGTCAGGCAAATTTGCGAGGAAGCGAATGCCAATATCGCTCTTATTTCATATTACTTTGGCGGCAAAGAAAATTTGTTTGGTCAAATCTTTGAGCAGTTTTTTCCGAATGAGCTGATTAATCAGATCGACCCTGCTATGGATGCGGTTGAAGGCGTAAAGCTTTTTATCCGGGAAGTAAGCTCGTTCCGGCATAGCGACCCGGAAATTTCGTTAATTATTCAGCGGGAAGTTTCTTTCGAAACGCCTCGAACCGATAAAATCCGGCAGCATATGTCGCCGATGTGGTTTCGGCTGCGGGGATGGCTGGAAGCCGGCAAACGAGAAGGGCGTTTCCGTTTCCGCTCGCTCGATTCCGCTTTTATGTCCATTATGGGCGTGCTGCTGTTCGCACGGGAAGACCATTATTGGGATGTGGTGCTGAAGCGGGAAGAGGAAACCATCGAAGAGAAAATCGCTAATATGACCGAGTTTATATTAAACGGGCTTGGCATGAACGCTGCGCAGCAGTAA
- the tatC gene encoding twin-arginine translocase subunit TatC, which translates to MPLMEHLGELRKRIVYVLIVLLLALIGGLFAADPAYHYLTTREPANTMTLHAFSLWDGIGIYMKFAIVIGLIPTIPFAAYQLWAFVKPALRKHEQRATLKYIPFALIMFLIGLSFSYLVVFPLAFNFTRHVSSQLQLEETYGITQYFSFMFSIVIPIALLFELPLAIMFLTAIRVLNPLRLRKMRRLAYFILIAIGVIVTPPDFISDSLVAIPLILLYELSVFMSRMIYRKQVAADQQWENEYAT; encoded by the coding sequence ATGCCGCTTATGGAGCATCTTGGCGAGCTTCGCAAACGTATTGTTTATGTGCTGATCGTTTTGCTGCTTGCGCTTATCGGCGGCCTTTTTGCAGCAGATCCTGCTTATCATTACTTAACGACCCGAGAACCGGCCAATACGATGACGCTGCATGCGTTTTCGTTATGGGACGGCATCGGCATCTATATGAAATTTGCGATTGTAATCGGGCTTATTCCTACGATTCCATTCGCGGCGTACCAGCTGTGGGCGTTTGTGAAGCCTGCGCTCCGCAAGCATGAGCAGCGTGCGACATTGAAGTATATTCCCTTTGCGTTAATTATGTTTCTGATCGGCTTGTCGTTTTCTTATTTGGTTGTATTTCCGCTTGCGTTTAATTTTACAAGGCATGTGTCCTCACAGCTCCAACTGGAGGAGACGTATGGCATTACCCAATATTTCTCCTTTATGTTCAGCATTGTTATACCGATTGCACTGCTGTTTGAGCTTCCGTTAGCGATTATGTTTCTCACCGCCATTCGGGTACTAAATCCGCTTCGGCTTCGGAAAATGCGGCGGCTTGCTTATTTCATTCTAATCGCAATAGGGGTTATCGTTACACCGCCGGATTTTATTTCCGACTCGCTGGTAGCGATCCCGCTTATTCTGCTTTACGAGCTAAGTGTATTTATGTCCCGCATGATTTATCGAAAGCAAGTGGCTGCAGACCAGCAATGGGAAAATGAATACGCGACATAA
- the moaC gene encoding cyclic pyranopterin monophosphate synthase MoaC, producing MDQLTHFNDQGRARMVDVSDKQVTARTASASTAVTMHPDTLDRIKAGTVGKGDVLAVAQVAAIMAAKKTSDWIPMCHPLPLTGVDVRFSDNGSDALYITATVKTTGKTGVEMEALTAVSAAALTVYDMCKAIQKDMVIGPTQLVSKTGGKSGDYRLSTNL from the coding sequence ATGGATCAGCTTACGCATTTTAACGATCAGGGCAGAGCACGAATGGTTGATGTAAGCGATAAGCAGGTTACCGCCCGTACGGCATCGGCCTCTACAGCGGTAACCATGCATCCGGATACGCTGGACCGGATTAAAGCGGGCACTGTAGGAAAAGGGGATGTGCTTGCGGTCGCGCAGGTTGCGGCCATTATGGCAGCCAAAAAAACGTCGGACTGGATTCCAATGTGCCATCCGCTTCCTTTGACGGGAGTGGATGTCCGGTTTTCGGACAATGGCAGCGATGCGCTTTATATTACCGCAACAGTAAAGACAACCGGCAAGACGGGTGTTGAGATGGAAGCATTAACGGCGGTTTCCGCCGCTGCGTTAACCGTTTATGACATGTGCAAGGCGATTCAAAAAGATATGGTAATTGGCCCGACGCAGCTTGTATCCAAAACGGGTGGAAAAAGCGGCGATTACCGTTTGTCAACAAACCTATAA
- the groES gene encoding co-chaperone GroES: MIRPLGERVLIEPIAKEETTASGIVLPDTAKEKPQEGKVVAVGSGAVKDGVRVALEVKEGDRVLFSKYAGTEIKYDGKEYLIMKESDIHAIFG; encoded by the coding sequence ATGATCAGACCTTTGGGTGAACGCGTATTGATCGAACCGATCGCAAAAGAAGAAACAACTGCAAGCGGCATCGTGCTGCCGGATACGGCTAAAGAAAAGCCGCAAGAAGGCAAAGTGGTGGCAGTAGGCAGCGGCGCAGTAAAAGACGGCGTCCGTGTAGCGCTTGAAGTGAAAGAAGGAGACCGCGTTTTGTTCTCCAAATATGCGGGCACAGAAATCAAATATGACGGCAAAGAATATTTGATTATGAAGGAAAGCGACATTCACGCGATCTTTGGATAA